From the genome of Corallococcus macrosporus DSM 14697:
CGGGCCAGGCCACGCTGCCGGGGCCGCGCTCGCCGGCGCGTGACAGCTCCGCGCCCAGCCGGCTCATGGACTCCATGGCCGAGGCCAGGTTGGCCATGACGTAGGTGAGCGGGTTGTTGATTTCGTGCCCCACGCCCGCGGCCAGCGTGCCGGCCAGCACCATGCGGTCGTTCTGGAGGAGCTGCGACTGGGCCTGCTTGCGCTCGGTGATGTCGCGCGACATCACGACGACGGCCTCGTGTCCGTCGAACTCGATGGGGATGCCCACGCTCTCCGCGTCGTACCAGGTGCCGTCACGCCGCAGGTAGCGGACCTCGCGCAGCGGCGCCAGCTCGCCCTTCACGGCCGCGGTATTCACGCGGTCCTTCACCAGCTCCAGGTCATCCGGATGGACGATGGCCCAGATGGGCTTGGCCAGCAGCTCGGCCGGGTCGTCGTAGCCCAGGGCCCGCAGCAGCGTGGGGTTGGCGTAGATGAAGCGCCGCTGGGTGTGGACGAAGATGCCCTCGGGCGCCCGGTCGATGAGCTTGCGGAAGCTCTCCTCCGAACGGCGCAGCGCCTCCTGCGTGCGCTTGCGCTCGGTGACGTCCTCGAACGCGAACAGCCGGTAGCGCATGGCGTCCCCCGCCACCGAAGAGGACGCGGACAGCCGCCGCAAGGTGCGCCCATCCGCCAGCGTGGCCTCGTCCTCCACCAGCCCCGGCAGGCAGGTCTGGTCCGGGGAGGCGCACAGGCGCAGGAACTCCGCCGCGTCGCCCGCCGCGAGGCAGCGGTGGATCACCTCTTCGTGGGACAGCTCGCCCCGCTGGATGGCGCCCTCCCACGCGCTGATGCCCCAGAGCTGGCAGAACTGGCGGTTGACGTACTGGACCTGGCCGGTGCGCGTGTCCACCAGGTAGAGGCCGAAGGGCAGGTAGTCGCTCTCCGGCCAGGGCGCGGAGGCGGCCTCCTTCACCGGCCTGGCGACGGGAGGCGGCGCGGCGGGGTGCACCCGGCAGTAGAGCGGTTCGGACCCGGCCCCCATCGCGACATTCCAGGCCAGCGGCATCCACGACCCATCCGGCTGGCGCCAACGACAGGTATGTGGGGTGGGGCTCGCTGAACCCAGATTCACTGACAGCGCGGCGGCGTCTTCCGCGTGGATGAAATCCTGCAATGCCATGCCACGCAGCGACGCCAAAGGCAGGCCCACCATGTGGCCAAAGGCAGCATTGACCTCGAGCAACACGCCGTCACGCCCCAGGAGGACGAAGGGCTCCGTGGACAGCTCGAAGAAGCGTTGGGCCCACTGCTCGGTCAACATGCTTCCCTTGGGTAACCAGGGCGCAGCCAGCGCCGGCTTGGGGGGAAGGCCGGGTCATGGCGTGCGAGGTGTTCGTAGATGCCTTTGCGCTTTCCACGACATAGACACTATTTGTGGAAAAATTGCATGTCCTGATTTCGTGGTGAGGTACGGCTCATACTCGGAGTCATGGCGCTGACGAGATGCGCAACAGGTGGAGCACACGTCGTCTTCCGAAATCGTACCCATGGTGGGGCAGGCCTTACCCCTGGAGCAGGGGCACGCGCTTCCAGTGGGCTTCGATGCGGTGGCGGCTCTCCTCCGGCAGCGGGAGCTGGGCCTGCAGCGAGGACCAGGTGTCGAGCGACGCCTCCACCGCGCGCTTCACCACGGGCAGCACGTCGCTGGTGGGCAGCTCCAGCTTCCGGGCCAGCCGTTCAAAGCCGCTCAGGGAGATGTCCTCGAAGCGCTTGGAGCGGGCGAAGTTGAGCGCGAGCGTGTCCGCCGGCATGTACTGGAGCGTGGACACCAAATCGTACGCGGGCGACAGCGTGGCGCGCGTGCCGTCCGGGTAGAGCAGGGACCAGTTCTTGTGGTGCGCGTCCCCGTTGCCAATGACGGCGATGAACACCAGCCGCCGCAGGAACTCATGCAGCGCGTCCAGGCCGGCGACCTTGTAGATGACGTTGGCGACCGTCTCGTAGTTGTACTTCTTGTACTTCTCGTCCGCGTACAGCCCCAGCACCTGCGTCAGGTCCTCCATGTGGACGCGGCGGCCGGGCTCGGGGCGGTCGAAGCGGCGCACGGCGTAGGCCACGTCCTCGCGCAGGGTGATGCCCTCGGGCAGGCCCTGGATGTCCGCCACGTTCAGCAGCGTCACCTCCGGCACGGTGATGCCGGCGGCGCGGGCCCACGTCATCATGGAGAACTCATTCTCCGGGACGCGGTCGTAGCGGTTGTCCGGCAGCTTCACGATCCAGTTGCCGCCGCGCCCGCCCGCCGGGAGCGTCATGGCCTTGTCCCGGCGCAGCATGGAGAACTTGAGCTGCACGCCCGCCAGCGAGAAGCGCAGCGGCTCCTGCTCCCGCGGCGCGTGGGGCGCCTGGGCGTCCTCCTCCACCGGCTCCAGGCCGCTGAGGGACAACACGCTGGCGGGCCGCACCACGATGGCGCCGGGCAGGTCCTCGCCCAGCCTGGCGATGAGGAAGAACTCGCGCTGGCGGGCCACCTGCTCGCGCTCCGCGATGAGCTCGCGCAACGTGCCCTCCGGCAGCAGGTTGGAGAAGAAGGAGGGCAGGCGCAGGCGGCTGGTGTGCCGGCGCGTGAGGTCGTCCTCGAAAATCTGCCCCAGCACCGGGCGTGGGTAGCGCTGGCGGTACTCCTCCGAGATGACGAACTCGATGCGCTCGTCCTCCAGCAGCGTCAACGTGCCGACGTGCACGTCGCCCAGGTGGACGTCCAGGATTCCGGCCGTGGCGCGGGTGGGCTCCAAGTCAGTCCTCCTCCTCGACGACCAGGGATTGGAGGGACGGACGGTCCGACTCCTCGTAGCGGGTGCGGGCGCGCAGGAACTCGATGATGTGTCTATCGATGAGCTCCATGCGCTGCATGAGGAATTCGAGCGTGCCGCCCTCGCGCAGCGTGGCGCGCATGGCGGGGGTGATGGCGTGGCTCTGGAGGACCTCGGGCGGCGGGGCGGGCTCACCGCGCAGCACGTCCACCAGGGCCAGGCCCGGCAGGGGCGGGTGCAGCAGGTAGTTGGCGGGCGTGAAGAGGAAGGAGCGGTAGAGCGCGGGGTCCAGCTTCAGCTCGGCGTCGGGCTCCTGCACGTTGAGCGACTTGAGCACGGGGCTGAGGCTGGCGGGCTCGGTGTCGCTGAAGAGCTGGGGCGTCTCCAGCAGGGCGCCGGTGCGCAGGTGCCGGGGCTGGAGCGCGTACAAGGCGTTGAGGGCCATGCCGCGCGAGCGCAGCGCCAGGCCGAACGTGGCGGGCTGCGCGTGCTGGGCCAGCCATTCGTCGGAGAGCGGCCGCACCTGCGCCAGCAGCGACTGGACGGACTGCTCCTCATCGGGGCCAATGGCGGCCAGCAGCTCCTGGGGCGACAGGGCCCGGCTGTCCAGGAAGCTGTCCACCAGGGTGCCGCGCCAGAAGCCGCGCGCGAGCAAGTCCCGGGTGCGCGGAGACGGCTCCGGGTGGAGGTGGAAGAAGCGCGCGAGCAGCACGAAGTAGAGCGGGTTCGTCATCAACCGCCCGTGGGGGATGCCCGCGTCGCGCTTGAGGAAGACGATGACGCTGCGCAGCGCCGCCTCCGTCTGGAGCAGCGTCTCGGTGAGGTCGTCCTCCTCGCGCAACTGCTTCTGGAAGTCCTGGGTGAAGTCCAGGCCGCGCACCGCGAGCACGGCCCGCAGCAGCAGGGACTCGTCGACGCGGCCGAAGCCCAGCTCCACCAGGCTGTTGGCCAGCGCCTTCAGGTTGGGCAGCCTCGAGCCCGCCGCGCCGCCGTAGAGCGCGTTGAAGACCTCGTCGTCGGTGAGCGGCTTTCCGGAGGTGTTGAGCCGCTTGAAGATGATGCGCAGCGTCTTCTCCTCCGCGGCTTCAACGACATACGCGGGCATCTGGTACTCGCGCGCCGCCTTGCCCAGGCGGATGGCCGCGCGGACGTGCTCCGGGTTCTTCTCCCGGCCGGGGTAGCGGTCCAGCCAGCCCAGGAGCTGCTCGCTGTCCAGCACCCGGTTGAGCGGCAGCCAGTGCGGAGGCGGCAGCTCGCCGGGCGCGAGCGGGACGATTTCCTGCGTGTCCAAGTCGAAGAAGAGCGTGAAGCCGTCATGCGCGGTGGGCTCCTGCTCCGGGTGGAGGAGCACCGCGGCCAGCGCGGTGATGCGCTGCTGCCCGTCCACCACCCACAGCGCCTGGCTGTGGGAGGGCGCGTCGATGCGCACCGGGCCGAAGCTCACGCTGGCGGCGGGGGCCTCGCGCTTCCAGAAGAGCAGCGTGCCAATGGGGTACCCGCGGTAGACGCTGTCGAGCAAATCCCTCACATCGCCGGCCTCCCAGCGCAGGGGCCGCTGGAAGTGGGGCAGTCGCACCTCACCTCGCCGGACGCGGTCCAACAGGTCCTCGATGCTGAATGCCGTCGCCTGGGGACGCCGTGTCAGGGTGGATTGCATGCGCTTGCCTCTGCTCGGCCTGTAACACGGCCCGCACGGGATGCTCGCCTTCCGGTGGCGGGCGCCGGGAATCACCTGGTTCGGACAGTGACAGCGGAATCATCTGTATTCACTGGTGGTGAATGTTGGATTATGAGCTTGGGGGGGGAGCGTGCTTGACGGGCGCCCGGCCGCCCTTCAACATGCCGTCCACGTTTCCTCCTCGGAGTGAGACGCGGCGGCGGTGATTGCCTCCCCCAAAAGCGACACCGCCGTGGAAGTCCCAGTTGAGCCCCGCGCGCCGCGTTCCCCCTCTCGGCGCGCGGTGGCCCCTGGGATTCTTGGTTCGCCCCTCGCTTCTCCGAGCATTGCTTGGCGCGCGCCCAGGTTCTGGAAGAGCACGGGCACCACCCGCGTGTTGAGGATGGTGGAGGATAGGCGCCCTCACTGGATGACCACGCCCATGGGCGCGTGAATCTCGTTGCCCGCCTCCATCACCGTGGACAGGTCGCGCCCCGCCACGTTGGCCTGCACCACCATCTTGCGCTGGACGCCCTCGCGGCTGATGGTGTTGGGGCCCGTCTAGCACGTGAGGCTGGCGAGCATCTTCAGGGGAATCCGCTGACCGGTGGGGGTGTCCACGGGCGTGGCGGCGTCCCTGCTGCTGAACCTGGAGGGGCCCTTCACCATCCTGCTGGCGCTGTTCGCCTTCGGAAGAGCACCTGGGGCGGTCGGGCGTGCTGGCCGCGGGGTTCGTGATGGCGGGGGCGGCGGTTCTGGGCTTCCAGGAAGGCGGGCTGCGCGGCGACTGGATGGGCATGCTCGCGCTGGCGGGTGCGTGTCTGGCCTGGGCGGTGGACAACAACCCCACGCACCGGCTGTCGCTCAAGGCCCCGCCTGTGCTCGTGCGCATCAAGGTCCTGGGCGCTCCGGTTCCTGCACGCGGGGGGTTGTCTGGCTGACGGGCCAGTCCTTTCCCGGCACGGCGGTGGTGCGCGGCGCCCTGGTGCTGGGCTTCGCGAGTCACGGGGTGTCCATCGTCCTGGACGCGTGTGCGTTGCGGTTGCTGGGGGCTGCACGGTCACGAACACACGTAGGCCGCGTTGGAGCACGAGCACGTGCATCACCACTGCGCCCACCACCAGCACGCCCACGCGCCGGGCGTGTTCACCGCCGAGCCCCATGGTCATCCGCATCGGCACGCGCCGCTCACGCACGACCATCCGCACGTGTCGGACCTGCATCATCGCCACAAGCACTGAGCGAAGGAACAAGCTCCGCGGTTCAGCCGGTGGCTAAAATTGCCCCGTTTCCGCGATGTCCCACTCGCGATGCGAAAAGGACCCCACGATGCCGAAGACACGTCCCCCGTGCGACTCGGAGTTCCGGCAACGCATTGTTGAACTGCACCGGTCCGACCGGTCGTTGAAGAGTTTGGCGGCCGAGTAAATTTGTCCCGAGCAGAGCATCCGCAACTGGAGCAATCAGTCAGGAGGAACTCCCTATAGCGCTCCCAGGCCCGGACTCGGCGTGGATGAGAACGCCGAGATGGAGAAACCGAGGCGCGAGGTACGCACGTTGCGGGAGAAGCCACCTTGCTTCTTCCGCATGTCCGCCAGCGTCTGAACAGGTACCCTCAATAGCCTCGTTGCCTCGTGAAATAAGGCAGGAACATCTGCGCAAGGCTTTCCACGTGCAGTCGCAGAGTCGCGTGGCATTCCAAAGGATTCTCTGCGCCAAGGTGCCGCATCAATGGATTTGCAGTCCATGCGTGGAGACTCCCCAGTTGGGTCCTTATTGTGCCAGAGGACAACGCCGGAGTCTGGGGGGCTTGTTGGCGGAGCGCACTCCGTGTCAAGGTTTGTGCATGGAACGAACCTATAAGATGGCGGTGAGTTCTCCTCCTGCGTGGGAGTGGGATGTGTATTCTGCCTGGGTTGAGAAGGAATACTCAGATTTGTTGCGTTCAGGCGCTTCGAAGGATGAGGGCAATGTTCAAAAATTCCTTGAGCAACATCCTTGCTTGGTTCCGGGTCTTCACTACTCGAACAAGGTTCCATATCCCGGGGCTCTCATATCTCAGCCCAGGCTGAGTGGCGTTGGTCTGAAAGTTCCTGATTTTCTTTGGATTGGATTCGACAGCGCCACGATTTATCCTGTGTTCATTGAAATCGAGACGCCGCATAAAAGCTGGTATACGAGTGCTGGACGTATGCACTCTGAGTTCACGGGGGCCTACCATCAACTCAAGGAATGGTCTGCTTGGTTCGGAAATCCAACGAATCGGCACGCCTTCTTTGAGGCTTTCAGGATTCCATCCGAGCTACTGCGCGATCGGCGTTGCCAGCCTAAGTTTATTCTTGTTCACGGTGCTCGTGCGGAGATCGAGGCTCATCGAGAGTTGAACCCAGTCCGGGCGGAGTACAATACGCCTGATATTGACGTTGCAACGTTTGATCGCCTTGTCCCTGATCACTCCGCTCATGGCTTGTGGTGCGTGAAAAATGATGGTCGGGACTATCATGCGATATCGCTTCCTCCTACCTTTAAAATAGGGCCGTTCAATGCTGGTGATGTTTCGGTGTATCGAGGGCGAGAGGATGCGATAAATGGCAATGCGCTTCTTGGTCCCGAACGAAAAGCGTTTCTCATCGAACGACTCGAATATTGGGACCGCTGGGTGAAAGACGGCAGGGGAGGGTGGAAGTACAGCGGCGATTGGGAATGAGACCGCCATGCGCATCCCCACCTGCCTTGTAGTGCTGATGCTCCTTTGGGCCTGCGCTACGCCGACGCAGCCTCCCATGACACGCGGAGCGCGGAGTCAGAGACTCGCCAACCTTCAACGGGCGGCGAAGTTGCCGTGGACTGACGGTGGGCGGTGCGTTGTTCGCGAAGCCTCCCAGCCTTGGCCCGTGCTCGTGGAGAGGTGCTATCAGGCCCTCGAACATGACCGGATCGAGTTCCACGACACCACGGGACGATGCGCAGTCGCCTCCGCTGGTGCTGCTGCCGTGGGGGTCGGGTTCTGCGTGCTGGTGGCACCTGAGATCGCCGTGGGAGCAGTGATCGTCCTTGGCGCAATGGTGGTCGCCGTCGCCATCAAGGAAGAACTGGATGCGTCTGAGCTACGCCACCACTACCCCGACGAAGCCGCTGCATCACGAGGAACGAAGGGGGCGCCCCGTGAGGCCGTAGCGCAGCGGAGGCCCAAGCCGGAACCGAGGCCAGCGGGGCAGGACTGGCAGCCACCAGTACCGCCTGTGCCACCAGACCGGACGCGCCGCGCCAGTTGCGAGCCTGTTCCGGTGCCACATCGAGGAGGAGACGACGCACATGACCGGTGCGCCGATAGGGTTCCGCCGAACCGCTATCCCGGTATGGACGTGCTCGTTGACGGCAAGCACTTCGACGCGCTGCAAGTGGGCGTGCGCGTGCTATGGGAAATAAAGACCGACCAGTTCGATACGTACTCGCTCTTTCTGCAGAATCAGGTGGCCAACGATGAAGCCGAGGAGCTGCGGGAAGAGCGTGATATCGCCACGGCTTGTGGATATGGCTTCGTCGTTGGCGTGAGCAGTGCCGCGCACAGAGCCGCGTTGCTGCAACGAGAGCCCAGACTCACAATCGTCGTCACGGGATGCGAACGATGACCGCGCAAAGGCGCCTCCTCCTTGCTGTCTACACCCCCGCGCTCACGGGCAACGATGGCCGCACCCTTGCTGCCGTCCGAGGAATGGAGCTGGCGCTCTCCGGCTTGCGCCTGGAGTGGAAGGTCTCCAAGGAAGGGCACCTCGTTGCGCTCCCTGATCGCGATGCGTGGCTGGCGGAAGCAGCGACACGCGGGAAGTTCCCACTGCTGTGCAACGGTGACGAAAGCTACCCGGTAACAATAGCAGGGTTGAAGATGCCTGCCAGCCATGCCCCGGGCGGCCAGGCGCTCTTCGATATCCATGCGGACCTGCCGTTGGACGTGGCCGTCATTGAGGCAGCCGCGAACGTGTTGGTGAATGTGGCGGAGGGCGCACGTGCGCACTGGGGCCGTGCGACGCCGGACCGTGCCGCGCTCGAGATCGCGGAGCAGATAGCTCCCACGCTGGGTGGTCCGCCGTCGCCGCCCCGGGGATTGCCCGCGCTCAATTGCTTCGAACAGAGCCGCTCGCCCGAGCTTCCCTATTGCCTTGGGTGGCTGAACTACTGGTCGGCGGCTGCCGCGCTGGCTATCGGGTTCCCGGACCCTGCTCGTGACGCCGAGCTGCTTTCGCGGGCGCGGCGCACGGCATCGGGCGGTTGGGTCGTACAGCTCACCGACGCGCCGCTCGACTTGGACAATCCTGCCCACCTGGATGCACTCAAGCGCGCCTATCAGCGCTTCCCCGGGATTGGCGGACGGCCGGCACCTTGACTCAAGCAAGGGGCCTGGGATGCGGCTGGGGCCGAGGGAAAGAGCACCCATGTGCAAGCATCCGCACGAACCAGCCCCGAGCCTTCCCGGCGCATGTGCCCCCAGTGTGCCCCTCCCGCGTGGAGTGAAGGGGCGCACCAGGGAACAACTCCCCGGAACAGAACGGGATGGCGTCCAGAGCGCGCGAAACCAGGCTGACAGGTGGGTAACCGCGCGTCCTGCGGGAGGTTTCCTTTGCCCAGGCGAAGGTGACGCTCACCGTCGCTTGCGAGCCCTGGAACATCGGCGGAGAGTGGGCGCCTCCCCTGGAGGACCCTTGCCCGTCGCCACCTTCATCCTGCCTGCTTCCCTCGCGCTCCAACTGCTGTCGGGCGCCGCACCCGCCGCGAAACCGGCGCCCAAGGCCGCCCCGGCGAAGCCCACCACCTCCGCGAAGGCCGCCGCGCCCGTGTATGCGCAGGCGACCGCGGAGAAGCTCATCGGCCCCGCGCTCACGGATGGCCATGCCTATGCGCGGCTCGCCGAGCTGACGGACGGCATTGGCCCGCGCCTGTCTGGTTCGCCGGGCGCCGAGGCCGCGGTGCAGTGGGCGCTGCGCTCCTTCAAGGCGGATGGGGTGAAGGCGTGGCTGGAGCCGGTGAAGGTTCCGCACTGGGTCCGCGGCGAGGCCTCCGGCGAGGTGCTGGCCTCCGAGCGCACGCGCGGCCACCGGCTGGCGCTGCTGGCCCTGGGCGGCAGCCCGCCCACCGCGCCCGAGGGCATCACCGCCGAGGTGGTGGAGGTGACGTCGCTGGAGCAGCTGGAGTCGCTGGGCGCGGCGGTGAAGGGGAAGTTCGTCTTCTTCAACCACACCATGTCGGTGGCCGCGGACTACGGGCGCTTCGCGGGCCTGCGCTCGCGTGGCCCCGCCGCCGCCGCGAAGCACGGCGCGGTGGGCGCGCTGGTGCGCTCGCTGGCCACGGCGTCGCTGCGCACGCCGCACACGGGGGCGACGAACTTCCCCAGCGGCGGCCCGCGCGTGCCTGCCGCGTCGGTGTCCACGGAGGACGCGGACCTGCTCCACCGGCTGCTGGCGGGCGGCCCGGTGCGGGTGAAGCTGATGCTGGACGCCTCCGAATTGCCGGACGCGGACTCCT
Proteins encoded in this window:
- a CDS encoding DUF6310 domain-containing protein — protein: MVVAVAIKEELDASELRHHYPDEAAASRGTKGAPREAVAQRRPKPEPRPAGQDWQPPVPPVPPDRTRRASCEPVPVPHRGGDDAHDRCADRVPPNRYPGMDVLVDGKHFDALQVGVRVLWEIKTDQFDTYSLFLQNQVANDEAEELREERDIATACGYGFVVGVSSAAHRAALLQREPRLTIVVTGCER
- a CDS encoding M20/M25/M40 family metallo-hydrolase — protein: MPVATFILPASLALQLLSGAAPAAKPAPKAAPAKPTTSAKAAAPVYAQATAEKLIGPALTDGHAYARLAELTDGIGPRLSGSPGAEAAVQWALRSFKADGVKAWLEPVKVPHWVRGEASGEVLASERTRGHRLALLALGGSPPTAPEGITAEVVEVTSLEQLESLGAAVKGKFVFFNHTMSVAADYGRFAGLRSRGPAAAAKHGAVGALVRSLATASLRTPHTGATNFPSGGPRVPAASVSTEDADLLHRLLAGGPVRVKLMLDASELPDADSSNVVAEIRGREKPREIVLIGAHLDSWDVGTGAHDDGAGVVMVMEAARLIAKLPQAPRRTVRVVLFMNEENGLRGGRAYAEKHAAELPRHVGALEMDAGGGRPVSLSVRAGEGGQDLLRPWMAPLTALGVTQFSSREAGGADISPLLPARVPFFGVEVDSSRYFDVHHTEADTLDKVDPQDLARSTAAVAWMTYALAEMPGTLARPEAPAPRGPAPAPAQQSKTSGH
- a CDS encoding DUF5953 family protein, whose translation is MTAQRRLLLAVYTPALTGNDGRTLAAVRGMELALSGLRLEWKVSKEGHLVALPDRDAWLAEAATRGKFPLLCNGDESYPVTIAGLKMPASHAPGGQALFDIHADLPLDVAVIEAAANVLVNVAEGARAHWGRATPDRAALEIAEQIAPTLGGPPSPPRGLPALNCFEQSRSPELPYCLGWLNYWSAAAALAIGFPDPARDAELLSRARRTASGGWVVQLTDAPLDLDNPAHLDALKRAYQRFPGIGGRPAP
- a CDS encoding PAS domain S-box protein, whose amino-acid sequence is MLTEQWAQRFFELSTEPFVLLGRDGVLLEVNAAFGHMVGLPLASLRGMALQDFIHAEDAAALSVNLGSASPTPHTCRWRQPDGSWMPLAWNVAMGAGSEPLYCRVHPAAPPPVARPVKEAASAPWPESDYLPFGLYLVDTRTGQVQYVNRQFCQLWGISAWEGAIQRGELSHEEVIHRCLAAGDAAEFLRLCASPDQTCLPGLVEDEATLADGRTLRRLSASSSVAGDAMRYRLFAFEDVTERKRTQEALRRSEESFRKLIDRAPEGIFVHTQRRFIYANPTLLRALGYDDPAELLAKPIWAIVHPDDLELVKDRVNTAAVKGELAPLREVRYLRRDGTWYDAESVGIPIEFDGHEAVVVMSRDITERKQAQSQLLQNDRMVLAGTLAAGVGHEINNPLTYVMANLASAMESMSRLGAELSRAGERGPGSVAWPATLQDTESLLKEAQEGAMRVRNIVRDLKFISRQDEERREAVDVRQPLDFSINMAASQLRHRARLIKKYDSVPRVHADGSRLGQVFLNLLVNAAHAIPEGNAEEHHITVWVRAGPPGSVLVDVSDSGCGMTPAVRSRVFDPFFTTKPVGKGTGLGLSICHSLIRKLGGDITVRSEVGQGTTFTVTLPTAPDAVSAEPAPAAPPTHAERRGQVLVIDDEPAVGRSLARIIGMRHRVTVVNNGEDALAVLTSGAPFDAVFCDLMMPGISGMDVYERVRERGDGIAERFIFITGGSYTTRARQFLERVPNLQIEKPFDVEMIHQSLGQLLGASRGSE
- a CDS encoding Shedu anti-phage system protein SduA domain-containing protein, whose protein sequence is MERTYKMAVSSPPAWEWDVYSAWVEKEYSDLLRSGASKDEGNVQKFLEQHPCLVPGLHYSNKVPYPGALISQPRLSGVGLKVPDFLWIGFDSATIYPVFIEIETPHKSWYTSAGRMHSEFTGAYHQLKEWSAWFGNPTNRHAFFEAFRIPSELLRDRRCQPKFILVHGARAEIEAHRELNPVRAEYNTPDIDVATFDRLVPDHSAHGLWCVKNDGRDYHAISLPPTFKIGPFNAGDVSVYRGREDAINGNALLGPERKAFLIERLEYWDRWVKDGRGGWKYSGDWE
- a CDS encoding DUF262 domain-containing protein — encoded protein: MQSTLTRRPQATAFSIEDLLDRVRRGEVRLPHFQRPLRWEAGDVRDLLDSVYRGYPIGTLLFWKREAPAASVSFGPVRIDAPSHSQALWVVDGQQRITALAAVLLHPEQEPTAHDGFTLFFDLDTQEIVPLAPGELPPPHWLPLNRVLDSEQLLGWLDRYPGREKNPEHVRAAIRLGKAAREYQMPAYVVEAAEEKTLRIIFKRLNTSGKPLTDDEVFNALYGGAAGSRLPNLKALANSLVELGFGRVDESLLLRAVLAVRGLDFTQDFQKQLREEDDLTETLLQTEAALRSVIVFLKRDAGIPHGRLMTNPLYFVLLARFFHLHPEPSPRTRDLLARGFWRGTLVDSFLDSRALSPQELLAAIGPDEEQSVQSLLAQVRPLSDEWLAQHAQPATFGLALRSRGMALNALYALQPRHLRTGALLETPQLFSDTEPASLSPVLKSLNVQEPDAELKLDPALYRSFLFTPANYLLHPPLPGLALVDVLRGEPAPPPEVLQSHAITPAMRATLREGGTLEFLMQRMELIDRHIIEFLRARTRYEESDRPSLQSLVVEEED
- a CDS encoding type II toxin-antitoxin system HipA family toxin; translated protein: MEPTRATAGILDVHLGDVHVGTLTLLEDERIEFVISEEYRQRYPRPVLGQIFEDDLTRRHTSRLRLPSFFSNLLPEGTLRELIAEREQVARQREFFLIARLGEDLPGAIVVRPASVLSLSGLEPVEEDAQAPHAPREQEPLRFSLAGVQLKFSMLRRDKAMTLPAGGRGGNWIVKLPDNRYDRVPENEFSMMTWARAAGITVPEVTLLNVADIQGLPEGITLREDVAYAVRRFDRPEPGRRVHMEDLTQVLGLYADEKYKKYNYETVANVIYKVAGLDALHEFLRRLVFIAVIGNGDAHHKNWSLLYPDGTRATLSPAYDLVSTLQYMPADTLALNFARSKRFEDISLSGFERLARKLELPTSDVLPVVKRAVEASLDTWSSLQAQLPLPEESRHRIEAHWKRVPLLQG